ctttaaaattattaaatttattttatatttattccaTTTTAAAATCATTATTAGCAAACAAAAGCTTATTCAataatatattgttttaataGACATTAAAAAGACATATGTTGATCAATGAAATAACACGTGGCATTAAATAAACCTTCCATGTAAAGTAAGCTCTTGAATAAAGTAATGATCCACTTCACTATTgataaaaagaagaaacaaattcATATACGCTCACTATATAGAAATGAAATAGATATAAACTTGACTTACTAAAGAAAACAGAAGCAAAACCCAACATGTCTTTTTCTTTGACAGTGTTAATAGTAGTTCTCCTCCTTCCTGTTGCTTACAGTTTGAGCAGAGATGAATTCCCTTCTGAATTTGTGTTTGGTGCATCAACCTCTGCTTACCAGGTTTCTTCTTCTCTATCTTCTTctggtttttaaaaataattaaagaaaaaaaaggattctcattataatataaaaaagctaCTTTAGCTTTTgagaaataaatataataataagtgtgtacaatgaataataataatttctgAACTCTTATGATTAAAAGGTTGAAGGTGCAGCAAACGAAGATGGTAGGAAACCAAGCATATGGGATACCTTTTCCCATGCTGGAAATGGTATGTATGTTGTCCTTTAAATTTACTAACATATACTTCATTTTTAATATATAGTATTTCATTTCTTAATTAATATCTATATTGTCAGCAAATATGTACAAAGGTGATGGAGATGTTGCATGTGATGGATATCATAAATATAAGGTCCGTGACTATAGACTAAAGAATATAATACACATACACATCAATACGACAAAATGTGTATCgcattaatttttatttcttcatTTAAAAATTGCTATAAGAAAATACAAGATCTTGATTTTTCTGCAGGAAGATGTGCAACTCATGGCTAATACAGGTTTAGATGCCTATAGATTTTCAATTTCATGGTCAAGACTTATTCCAGGTAAACTCACTAATTAAAGTGATGTTAAAaagattattaattaattaaacaatgtCTAGAGattattaatgttattttaattttttttctaaccaGATGGAAGAGGACCAATCAATCCCAAAGGACTTGAATATTACAACAACCTCATAAATGAACTGATAAGCCATGGGATCCAACCACATGTTACATTACACCATTGGGATCTCCCGCAAACACTTGAAGACGAATACGAAGGATGGATTAGTAAAAAAATTGTGTATGATTTCACAGCATATGCAGATGTATGCTTCAGAGAATTTGGTGATAGAGTTAAGCATTGGACGACAGTGAATGAGGTTAATGTGTTTGCAATGTTTGGCTATGGTGTTGGAACAGTACCACCTCAGAGGTGTTCTCCTTTTGCTATAGCTAACTGTTCAAGAGGAAATTCTTCAACTGAGCCGTATTTAGCAGCACATCATATGTTGTTAGCACATGCTTCGGTTGCAAGCTTGTATAACAAGAAATATAAGGTAAAATTTATCTAGAACTTGTCATAATCATATATGATGGATATGTATGATGATATtatgtttataaaaattatttttgtaagtGCAGGGAGTACAACATGGGTTTATTGGGTTGAATATTCTTACTATTGGGTTTGTTCCACTCACAAATACTAGTGGAGACATTATTGCCACTCAAAGGGCCAGAGACTTTTGGAACGGGTGGTAAGTAATGATTTATATATCAAATGTCTTTTTCTTCAATGTTTATATACAACCATTTATGATATAACTATCACGTCCCTACATGCATCAATCATATACGGATATACCTAATCCGGCAAGTATATCCTCTTCACAAATAAGGGTGTGAACTGAGATCTTAGGTTTCATAATACTAGAACTTTCTTTTTGGATAACTATTCTAAATGAATGGCGTCTTCGATGGCCTGCCGTCAAAAGGATGACATCAGTATATCTAATGATACTTTAATCCGACACACC
The Vicia villosa cultivar HV-30 ecotype Madison, WI linkage group LG6, Vvil1.0, whole genome shotgun sequence genome window above contains:
- the LOC131609379 gene encoding beta-glucosidase 11-like; translation: MSFSLTVLIVVLLLPVAYSLSRDEFPSEFVFGASTSAYQVEGAANEDGRKPSIWDTFSHAGNANMYKGDGDVACDGYHKYKEDVQLMANTGLDAYRFSISWSRLIPDGRGPINPKGLEYYNNLINELISHGIQPHVTLHHWDLPQTLEDEYEGWISKKIVYDFTAYADVCFREFGDRVKHWTTVNEVNVFAMFGYGVGTVPPQRCSPFAIANCSRGNSSTEPYLAAHHMLLAHASVASLYNKKYKGVQHGFIGLNILTIGFVPLTNTSGDIIATQRARDFWNGWILNPLTFGDYPDIMKRNVGSRLPSFAKKESNLVKNSFDFIGINFYNTFSVNNYSESLNMEDRDFMQDMAVEITMLPENDTFIDTALDSLKNDYGSIPIYIHENGHKTPHNSSLNDFSRIEYLNKYIGSIAKAIRSGSNIKGYFVWSFMDVFEILTGYEVSLGLYYIDLKDPNLKRQPKLSAKWYSSFLKNKPMDSKIIMEIGSDASLL